A stretch of Vigna angularis cultivar LongXiaoDou No.4 chromosome 4, ASM1680809v1, whole genome shotgun sequence DNA encodes these proteins:
- the LOC108331260 gene encoding probable 2-oxoglutarate-dependent dioxygenase AOP1 has product MESKNMTIPCFDFCKGGMRLVEGSEEWKEVSKKVREACENHGCFLLRCDEILPKSVCEEMFHYMKALFDLPEETKHQYVTSRPYRNYTGKNPFIPLTESFGIDDTTLSDKAEAFTNLMWPQGNPPFCETLNTVSLKMLELCFLVLKMIVEGYGLPQHYISDAENMKSSSFTRLGKYKVSESNNEYETVLPAHTDSSTLTILCQKDVQGLEVLNKTDKWIEMEIPRDGFVVIIGDVLKAWSNGRLHPVTHRVVLRGVKERYTFGLFANAKEEIKIEVPDELVDNIHPLRYRPFTYGEFFNNYVANPMEALQFASI; this is encoded by the exons ATGGAAAGTAAGAATATGACGATTCCATGCTTCGATTTTTGCAAGGGTGGGATGAGATTGGTAGAAGGGAGTGAGGAATGGAAAGAAGTGAGCAAGAAGGTTAGAGAAGCGTGTGAGAATCACGGTTGCTTCCTCTTAAGGTGTGACGAGATCCTCCCCAAGAGTGTTTGTGAAGAAATGTTTCATTACATGAAAGCTTTGTTTGATTTGCCTGAAGAAACGAAACACCAATATGTAACTTCAAGGCCTTATAGGAACTACACTGGCAAGAACCCTTTCATTCCCCTCACTGAAAGCTTTGGCATCGATGATACTACTCTCTCTGATAAGGCTGAAGCCTTCACTAATCTCATGTGGCCACAAGGAAACCCACCTTTCTG TGAGACACTAAACACCGTGAGCTTAAAGATGCTAGAACTATGTTTCCTTGTCTTGAAAATGATTGTGGAAGGTTATGGTCTTCCCCAACATTACATTTCAGATGCTGAAAACATGAAAAGCTCGAGCTTTACACGATTGGGGAAATACAAAGTTTCTGAAAGCAATAATGAATATGAAACTGTTCTTCCAGCTCACACCGACAGCAGTACTTTAACCATTTTATGCCAAAAAGATGTTCAGGGACTTGAGGTGTTAAACAAAACAGACAAATGGATTGAAATGGAGATACCACGTGATGGCTTTGTAGTCATTATTGGTGATGTACTAAAG GCCTGGAGCAATGGGAGACTTCATCCAGTCACACACAGAGTGGTGTTGAGAGGAGTGAAAGAGAGATACACATTTGGACTTTTTGCAAACGCAAAGGAAGAGATCAAAATTGAGGTTCCCGATGAGTTGGTGGATAACATTCATCCCTTACGTTATCGTCCATTCACTTATGGAGAATTCTTCAACAACTATGTTGCAAATCCCATGGAGGCTCTTCAATTTGCATCTATTTGA
- the LOC108331682 gene encoding probable 2-oxoglutarate-dependent dioxygenase AOP1, translated as MESENMTIPCFDFCKSGMRLEEGSEEWKEMSKKVREACENHGYFLLKCDEILPKSVCEETFHHMKALFDLPDETKEQYVTSKPYRNYNGKNSVIPLSESFGIDDTFILDKAQAFANFMWPQENPPFCETLKTMSLKMLELCFLVLKMIVEGYGLPQHYISSNGENMISTSFSRLIKYKVSESNNEYEIVLPSHTDGSVLTIVCQKDVPGLEVLSKTDKWNEVEIPDDGVVVIVGDILKAWSNGRLHAVTHRVVLKGVKERYSIGLFANPKEEMKVEVPDELVDNQIHPLRYRPFTFGEYYNSYVSNPKEALQFACI; from the exons ATGGAAAGTGAGAATATGACGATTCCATgctttgatttctgtaagagtGGGATGAGATTGGAAGAAGGGAGTGAGGAGTGGAAAGAAATGAGCAAGAAGGTGAGAGAAGCGTGTGAGAATCACGGTTACTTTCTCTTGAAGTGTGACGAGATCCTCCCCAAGAGTGTCTGTGAAGAAACGTTTCATCACATGAAAGCTTTGTTTGATTTACCTGATGAAACGAAAGAGCAATATGTAACTTCAAAGCCTTATAGGAACTACAATGGCAAGAACTCTGTCATTCCCCTCTCTGAAAGCTTTGGCATCGATGATACTTTTATCTTAGATAAGGCTCAAGCCTTCGCTAACTTCATGTGGCCACAAGAAAACCCACCTTTCTG TGAGACACTAAAGACCATGAGCTTAAAGATGTTAGAACTATGTTTCCTTGTCTTGAAAATGATAGTGGAAGGTTATGGTCTTCCCCAACATTACATCTCATCAAATGGAGAAAACATGATAAGCACGAGCTTTTCTCGATTGATTAAGTACAAAGTTTCTGAAAGCAATAATGAATATGAAATTGTTCTTCCATCTCACACCGACGGCAGTGTTTTAACCATTGTATGCCAAAAAGATGTTCCAGGACTTGAGGTGTTATCCAAAACAGACAAATGGAATGAAGTGGAGATACCCGATGATGGCGTTGTAGTCATTGTTGGCGATATACTAAAG GCATGGAGCAATGGGAGACTTCATGCAGTCACACACAGAGTGGTGTTGAAAGGAGTGAAGGAAAGATACTCAATTGGACTTTTTGCAAACCCAAAGGAAGAGATGAAAGTTGAGGTGCCCGATGAGTTGGTGGATAACCAAATTCATCCCTTACGTTATCGTCCATTTACTTTTGGAGAATACTACAACAGCTATGTTTCAAATCCCAAGGAGGCTCTTCAATTTGCATGTATTTGA
- the LOC108331681 gene encoding ABC transporter C family member 9 isoform X4 yields MKSAQSKGCSSCSQRNVCVCTMRWLKSLSRSLESLMTNFDEKSLCTYVCITNGAGGVPDGSFKRGPMLMAAFTVLSSSVISVMNMVLAFHQYSSTKVIGFNSVSLPLNWVLATVVSFYSVRTRVRENKKFPLVLILWWVFSSLVDVLSLFVRVVKDFEVLDLWFFLSEDNLVASFSLPLLVVLCFNVCRREHSDMEEGLLQIEEEFSMEEHDEEAFTNASVWNKLIFRWLNPIFKMGRVKKLELPHIPLVPCSESAESASSMLEGSLRKQKLGEGSLAKAIADSVWKSLALNAVLVGIFYILFSVTVTVPL; encoded by the exons ATGAAAAGTGCACAAAGTAAGGGTTGCAGTTCATGCTCACAACGAAATGTTTGTGTTTGTACCATGAG ATGGCTCAAGTCACTGTCTCGGTCACTGGAATCTTTGATGACCAACTTTGATGAGAAATCTTTGTGTACGTATGTATGTATTACAAATGGAGCTGGAGGTGTTCCTGATGGGTCTTTCAAACGAGGACCAATGCTTATGGCTGCGTTCACTGTTCTATCCTCTTCTGTTATATCTGTTATGAACATGGTTCTTGCTTTTCACCAATACAGCTCCACGAAAGTAATAGGATTTAACTCTGTTTCATTGCCACTCAATTGGGTTTTGGCCACTGTTGTTTCGTTTTATTCAGTGAGGACCAGAGTGAGGGAGAATAAAAAATTCCCTCTTGTGCTCATACTGTGGTGGGTTTTCTCTTCTCTCGTGGATGTGCTCTCTCTGTTTGTAAGGGTGGTCAAAGATTTCGAAGTGTTGGACTTGTGGTTTTTCTTGTCAGAGGATAACTTAGTTGCTTCGTTTTCCTTGCCTTTGTTGGTGGTTCTTTGTTTCAATGTGTGTAGAAGGGAGCACAGTGATATGGAAGAGGGGTTGCTTCAGATCGAGGAGGAGTTTTCCATGGAGGAACACGATGAAGAGGCCTTCACTAATGCAAGTGTGTGGAACAAGCTTATCTTCCGTTGGTTGAACCCCATTTTCAAAATGGGTCGGGTTAAAAAGCTTGAACTTCCTCATATTCCTCTAGTTCCTTGTTCTGAATCCGCGGAAAGTGCTTCTTCCATGTTGGAAGGGTCACTTCGGAAACAGAAACTCGGAGAGGGCTCCTTGGCAAAAGCTATAGCCGATTCTGTATGGAAGTCTTTGGCCTTGAATGCAGTTTTAGTtggtatattttatattttattcagtGTCACCGTTACTGTTCCTCTTTGA
- the LOC108331681 gene encoding uncharacterized protein LOC108331681 isoform X2 yields MDDEGSNSSTIQKILDLLYTAGFVHATDSDASPSEKVAAGLSWCIAAITDQDKTLGIDESLELVGCPHRLRLSHVQDLDADALFPVIQWLTSHLPQNQEHRASEVSHAENTVAADESKTSIEALSGNLDELNQQKMNVVKQLTTLQERINNEGADSAAQKLISLMTSLKDLEKQDNYFQSNRDSKHSELQADISELERQITNYSDNRNLSDGLHNSFSELVEKVDLMKKQLAARLRNIVALRRQIDDLPCQSEVIQYECRLSELYMKIQGKHRQTHKYYATYNALLEIKELMLKEASLLNSIISQFQEAFSSTDGRIKLVHSMEGIVKGSQQKLEKVHVGLQEEERIRNDLKGRYAAAVGERKRCYYLSKAFQAQCAKK; encoded by the exons ATGGACGACGAAGGCTCAAACTCAAGCACCATCCAGAAGATTCTAGATCTTCTCTACACCGCGGGCTTCGTCCACGCGACAGACTCCGATGCGTCACCGTCTGAAAAAGTCGCAGCCGGTCTCTCTTGGTGCATCGCCGCCATAAC AGACCAGGACAAAACACTCGGCATTGATGAATCTTTAGAATTAGTTGGATGCCCTCACCGTCTTCGACTCTCTCATGTCCAAGATCTCGATGCCGACGCTCTTTTTCCTGTAATTCAGTGGCTTACGTCACACCTTCCACAAAATCAAGAACACCGTGCCAGTGAG GTTTCTCATGCTGAAAATACCGTTGCAGCGGATGAGTCCAAGACTTCGATTGAGGCATTGAGTGGCAACTTGGATGAACTG AATCAGCAGAAGATGAACGTTGTGAAGCAATTAACTACTCTACAAGAGAGAATCAATAATGAGGGTGCTGATTCTGCGGCACAGAAGTTAATTTCTTTAATGACGTCTTTGAAG GATCTTGAAAAGCAGGACAATTACTTTCAGTCCAATCGCGATTCTAAACACTCAGAACTTCAAGCTGATATTAGTGAATTAGAGAGGCAAATTACAAATTACAGTGATAACAGGAATCTATCTGATGGACTACATAATTCTTTTAGTGAATTAGTTGAAAAAGTCGATTTGATGAAAAAG CAACTTGCTGCTAGATTGAGGAATATTGTAGCACTAAGACGTCAGATTGATGACCTACCATGCCAATCAGAAGTCATCCA GTATGAGTGTCGGCTCTCCGAACTGTATATGAAAATCCAG GGAAAACATCGACAAACTCATAAGTACTATGCTACCTACAATGCACTCTTGGAAATAAAAGAACTGATGTTAAAGGAAGCATCTTTGTTGAATTCGATCATTTCTCAG TTTCAAGAGGCCTTTAGTAGCACCGATGGGCGTATAAAACTAGTTCATTCCATGGAAGGAATTGTCAAGGGAAGTCAACAG AAGCTAGAAAAGGTTCATGTAGGacttcaagaagaagaaagaatccGCAATGATCTGAAGGGAAGGTATGCTGCAGCAGTCGGTGAGAGGAAGCGCTGCTATTACCTGTCGAAAGCTTTTCAG GCCCAATGTGCGAAGAAGTGA
- the LOC108331681 gene encoding uncharacterized protein LOC108331681 isoform X1 produces the protein MDDEGSNSSTIQKILDLLYTAGFVHATDSDASPSEKVAAGLSWCIAAITDQDKTLGIDESLELVGCPHRLRLSHVQDLDADALFPVIQWLTSHLPQNQEHRASEVSHAENTVAADESKTSIEALSGNLDELVAFASMPCINLFGFAIGWACYFGLKNQQKMNVVKQLTTLQERINNEGADSAAQKLISLMTSLKDLEKQDNYFQSNRDSKHSELQADISELERQITNYSDNRNLSDGLHNSFSELVEKVDLMKKQLAARLRNIVALRRQIDDLPCQSEVIQYECRLSELYMKIQGKHRQTHKYYATYNALLEIKELMLKEASLLNSIISQFQEAFSSTDGRIKLVHSMEGIVKGSQQKLEKVHVGLQEEERIRNDLKGRYAAAVGERKRCYYLSKAFQAQCAKK, from the exons ATGGACGACGAAGGCTCAAACTCAAGCACCATCCAGAAGATTCTAGATCTTCTCTACACCGCGGGCTTCGTCCACGCGACAGACTCCGATGCGTCACCGTCTGAAAAAGTCGCAGCCGGTCTCTCTTGGTGCATCGCCGCCATAAC AGACCAGGACAAAACACTCGGCATTGATGAATCTTTAGAATTAGTTGGATGCCCTCACCGTCTTCGACTCTCTCATGTCCAAGATCTCGATGCCGACGCTCTTTTTCCTGTAATTCAGTGGCTTACGTCACACCTTCCACAAAATCAAGAACACCGTGCCAGTGAG GTTTCTCATGCTGAAAATACCGTTGCAGCGGATGAGTCCAAGACTTCGATTGAGGCATTGAGTGGCAACTTGGATGAACTGGTTG CATTTGCATCTATGCCctgtataaatttatttggtTTTGCTATTGGATGGGCATGTTATTTTGGCCTAAAGAATCAGCAGAAGATGAACGTTGTGAAGCAATTAACTACTCTACAAGAGAGAATCAATAATGAGGGTGCTGATTCTGCGGCACAGAAGTTAATTTCTTTAATGACGTCTTTGAAG GATCTTGAAAAGCAGGACAATTACTTTCAGTCCAATCGCGATTCTAAACACTCAGAACTTCAAGCTGATATTAGTGAATTAGAGAGGCAAATTACAAATTACAGTGATAACAGGAATCTATCTGATGGACTACATAATTCTTTTAGTGAATTAGTTGAAAAAGTCGATTTGATGAAAAAG CAACTTGCTGCTAGATTGAGGAATATTGTAGCACTAAGACGTCAGATTGATGACCTACCATGCCAATCAGAAGTCATCCA GTATGAGTGTCGGCTCTCCGAACTGTATATGAAAATCCAG GGAAAACATCGACAAACTCATAAGTACTATGCTACCTACAATGCACTCTTGGAAATAAAAGAACTGATGTTAAAGGAAGCATCTTTGTTGAATTCGATCATTTCTCAG TTTCAAGAGGCCTTTAGTAGCACCGATGGGCGTATAAAACTAGTTCATTCCATGGAAGGAATTGTCAAGGGAAGTCAACAG AAGCTAGAAAAGGTTCATGTAGGacttcaagaagaagaaagaatccGCAATGATCTGAAGGGAAGGTATGCTGCAGCAGTCGGTGAGAGGAAGCGCTGCTATTACCTGTCGAAAGCTTTTCAG GCCCAATGTGCGAAGAAGTGA
- the LOC108331681 gene encoding uncharacterized protein LOC108331681 isoform X3 has translation MDDEGSNSSTIQKILDLLYTAGFVHATDSDASPSEKVAAGLSWCIAAITDQDKTLGIDESLELVGCPHRLRLSHVQDLDADALFPVIQWLTSHLPQNQEHRASEVSHAENTVAADESKTSIEALSGNLDELDLEKQDNYFQSNRDSKHSELQADISELERQITNYSDNRNLSDGLHNSFSELVEKVDLMKKQLAARLRNIVALRRQIDDLPCQSEVIQYECRLSELYMKIQGKHRQTHKYYATYNALLEIKELMLKEASLLNSIISQFQEAFSSTDGRIKLVHSMEGIVKGSQQKLEKVHVGLQEEERIRNDLKGRYAAAVGERKRCYYLSKAFQVSFSGHPMARLFGDFCVLILRCVP, from the exons ATGGACGACGAAGGCTCAAACTCAAGCACCATCCAGAAGATTCTAGATCTTCTCTACACCGCGGGCTTCGTCCACGCGACAGACTCCGATGCGTCACCGTCTGAAAAAGTCGCAGCCGGTCTCTCTTGGTGCATCGCCGCCATAAC AGACCAGGACAAAACACTCGGCATTGATGAATCTTTAGAATTAGTTGGATGCCCTCACCGTCTTCGACTCTCTCATGTCCAAGATCTCGATGCCGACGCTCTTTTTCCTGTAATTCAGTGGCTTACGTCACACCTTCCACAAAATCAAGAACACCGTGCCAGTGAG GTTTCTCATGCTGAAAATACCGTTGCAGCGGATGAGTCCAAGACTTCGATTGAGGCATTGAGTGGCAACTTGGATGAACTG GATCTTGAAAAGCAGGACAATTACTTTCAGTCCAATCGCGATTCTAAACACTCAGAACTTCAAGCTGATATTAGTGAATTAGAGAGGCAAATTACAAATTACAGTGATAACAGGAATCTATCTGATGGACTACATAATTCTTTTAGTGAATTAGTTGAAAAAGTCGATTTGATGAAAAAG CAACTTGCTGCTAGATTGAGGAATATTGTAGCACTAAGACGTCAGATTGATGACCTACCATGCCAATCAGAAGTCATCCA GTATGAGTGTCGGCTCTCCGAACTGTATATGAAAATCCAG GGAAAACATCGACAAACTCATAAGTACTATGCTACCTACAATGCACTCTTGGAAATAAAAGAACTGATGTTAAAGGAAGCATCTTTGTTGAATTCGATCATTTCTCAG TTTCAAGAGGCCTTTAGTAGCACCGATGGGCGTATAAAACTAGTTCATTCCATGGAAGGAATTGTCAAGGGAAGTCAACAG AAGCTAGAAAAGGTTCATGTAGGacttcaagaagaagaaagaatccGCAATGATCTGAAGGGAAGGTATGCTGCAGCAGTCGGTGAGAGGAAGCGCTGCTATTACCTGTCGAAAGCTTTTCAGGTTAGCTTTTCTGGTCATCCGATGGCACGGCTTTTTGGTGATTTTTGTGTGCTAATTCTGCGTTGCGTTCCATAA
- the LOC108330983 gene encoding probable 2-oxoglutarate-dependent dioxygenase AOP1, translating to MESENMTIPCFDFCKSGMRLEEGSEEWKEMSKKVREACENHGCFILKCDAILPKSVCEEMFHHMKALFDLPEETKQQYVTPKPYRKYNGKNSVIPLCESFGIDDIPLSDKAEAFTNLMWPQGNPHFCETLKTMSLKMVELSFLVLKMVVEGYGLPQHYISDAENMKNSSYSRLIKYKVSESNNECETCLPPHTDSSSLTVLCQKDVQGLHVLSKIDKWIELEIPHDGFVVLVGDILKAWSNGRLHAVTHRVTLRGVKERYSFGLFANPKEEMKIEVPDELVDNEIHPLRYRPFNYGEYFNYFVSNPIEALEVFAGI from the exons ATGGAAAGTGAGAATATGACAATTCCATGCTTTGATTTTTGCAAGAGTGGGATGAGATTGGAAGAAGGGAGTGAGGAATGGAAAGAAATGAGCAAGAAGGTGAGAGAAGCGTGTGAGAATCACGGTTGCTTCATCTTGAAGTGTGATGCGATCCTCCCCAAGAGTGTTTGTGAAGAAATGTTTCATCACATGAAAGCTTTGTTTGATTTGCCTGAAGAAACGAAACAACAATACGTAACTCCAAAGCCTTATAGGAAGTACAATGGCAAGAACTCTGTCATCCCCCTTTGTGAAAGCTTTGGCATTGATGATATTCCTCTCTCAGATAAGGCTGAAGCCTTCACTAACCTCATGTGGCCACAAGGAAATCCACATTTCTG TGAGACACTAAAGACCATGAGCTTGAAGATGGTAGAGCTAAGTTTCCTTGTCTTGAAAATGGTAGTGGAAGGTTATGGTCTTCCCCAACATTACATTTCAGATGctgaaaacatgaaaaactcTAGCTATTCACGATTGATCAAGTACAAAGTTTCTGAAAGCAATAATGAATGTGAAACTTGTCTTCCACCTCACACAGACAGTAGTTCTTTAACCGTTTTATGCCAGAAAGATGTTCAAGGACTTCATGTATTATCCAAAATAGACAAATGGATTGAATTAGAGATACCCCATGATGGATTTGTAGTCCTTGTTGGTGATATACTAAAG GCATGGAGCAATGGAAGACTTCATGCAGTCACACACAGAGTGACGTTGAGAGGAGTGAAAGAGAGATACTCATTTGGACTTTTTGCAAACCCAAAGGAAGAGATGAAAATTGAGGTTCCCGATGAGTTGGTGGATAATGAGATTCATCCTTTACGTTATCGTCCATTCAATTATGGAGAGTATTTTAACTACTTTGTTTCAAATCCCATTGAAGCTCTTGAAGTGTTCGCAGGTATTTGA